A stretch of DNA from Cryptomeria japonica chromosome 4, Sugi_1.0, whole genome shotgun sequence:
TTTTTAACCATTATATTATTTAGAATTAAATTATTCAATATGTTCTACAGTCTTTACAAGGATTTAATTATTTTACAAGTACTCTAAAGGTTGGAATCTTAAACAAGCTAATGCTTTATTGAAATGATAACATGTACAACCTTTGTAAATTCATAAGAAAATATACATAAAGCAATGATAACAAACACTAACATTATAattatcaaatcaatcactagTATACcaagaatcaaataaataaatattgattacaCCATGATGTTAACATTCCAACATATCACAAAGAGTGATGTATCCATATGAATAATCATTGTGTATATGTAGCCACTACTAGCATCTTCAAGCTTGTGTTAGAACATATAAGCATTCTGTAATTTTTATGGAGTAGAATGTTCCCATCTTTATGATCATAAAGATGGTCAATAACAAACCCAAGAACCAAAATTATGCCACTTGATATTTATTGTAGGACATAGTGTGGTATATAACGcaataaattaaaatgaaaatgatCGACCAAAATCCTCTAGTGATGTTTTCCAAGGAATATTCGATGAATTCTACGTTAGTAGAGGGAGAGGAGGGAGTTCCAAGGCGAGCCATAGAATGCAACAGGTCTTGAAGCTCTTTAatttcttcctccttttctttcAAAATGCGGCAATTTTGCATCCCCACCACCGCGAGTTCCTCCTCTGCGGCGTGGAGCTCCTGAATAGCTTGGTAACGTTCATGTGAGAATTTCCTCAATTGTGTGGCCACTGATTTCCCGTTGTCGACATTACTTCTAGCTCCTCTTCCACTTCCTTTACCCTCCTTGTTAAGTCTTGGCAATACTCTTCTTTCATTTTCGACACCAATATCGCATCTTGTAGGGCAGCTTCAGTAGCCCTAAACTGATAAATACACGAAGATTCAAGCATTTTCACCCGGACCCAACAATTGTGTCTTAAATAGTAGAAAAGAAAAGTAGTGTCATACCTTGCGAGCTGACTCCATGGCATCCGCCTTTTCGTTCTCCGCCTCTTCCGACGCATCCCTGAGCACAAATTTCAGGCTTTCCCTATCTGTCCTCTCCTGCtgcatttaattttgaatatttgtaAATCCTACGAATCGCGACCTTTTATTAGAAGTAAAGTAAGAAATGCTTAAGGTGAGGATATACTGGAGATTCTTGAGTTTCATGGCCATCAATTTGTTGACGTTCTGTCCCTCTTATATCACAGGAAAGTTCACTGATTGCGTCAAAACCAATTGGTTCTCTTTGTCAGGCTTACTATCTCTCATGACACTGTCTGGCGTAAACCCTCGCTCATTTAAAAATTTCTCCGGTGTTTTAATGGGGGTGGGCGAATCTAGTAGGAAGTTTGGCTGCAATGACCATGGTCCACCAAAATCCTCTGATGATGTTTCGAAATTCGCATTAGCAAACGAACGATGGTGCCTATAAATATCAACTGTAATAAATGGACAGAATCTTTTGCAAAATCTGACAAGTTACTGACCATTATCCACGAAAGATCTTTCCCTCACTGCTAGAAGTTTTCCTTTACACACGATCGATATGTCGCAGGAGTTGATCGCGTGCATTAGAACGTAACCCGCTTTGCCTGCTCGTTGCATCTTTCTCCTGTACAGAGTAGAATTAAAAGACAATCAGTGCGTTGAAAGGTCCTGATGATGATGTTTACTACAATATTGTTCCGCATACTTGGATTCTGCACCGCCTGCTGACGATGTGCCCATGATAAGCTTTCTGATAACTTGCTCTGAAACCATTTCGACGATTCCCCTGCGAACATCCGCCCTCATAACTATCAAAGCCTTTGCTTTCACCTGTTGTATAGCAAAGTACTTCAGACATTTCGTTTCAGGTAGCCCTCATTGTCGAAAATGATATGCAACAGGGTGTCCTTTTAGTTATCAAAGAGCTGAAATTCATACCTTGGCTTGGGAACAAATCTGCAAATAAAATTCCATGCAATCATTTAACTTTCGCTTTTCATCCTCTACGTGCGCGTCCACCACACTCTTGCATACTCGATTGAGAGGAATTTTCCCAACTGCAATGGAAAGACATCGAAATTTTAAGCAATGAAAAAGACTGAAACTTGAGTCCAAATTTAGTTAACCACTTACAGGGCGATGGAATGGTTCTTATAGGATGCTGAACGTGAAGTAAAACTAAAGATTCAGCTGGTTTGTTCTGGAGAGTCCATCGGAGAGTAGAGACACTTTGTAACAGGTCTTTTCCGAGGGCCACAAAaacttcttggcatttgcttcccATTATAGAGTCCTCACGCACGCTTAATGGCTGTAACTGAGTATGTACATTCCTTTCTTTACCCTTCACAAATAAATCGTATGGGCATTTAAAAGGAATCTGAACAGTCTAGCCGAACAGATTCCATACTTATCTTTCGTACTTGAAGACACCAGCAACGACTACACCCATGACCCTCCATAGGTTTTTGCGAACCTGAAAATATTGATCTATAGGCGCATTGAATATAAAAAGCGTAATATCTGTTCTCATCATCAGAGAAAAACATAGCAGAGCTAGATGGCCGGTTAGTTCGATCCGCTAAAAACAAATTAACCCAGTAATCTTCGATTTCCTGAGTGGTATATTACTACGGTCCGGATATGTCATATTATTTTACCACTGGTATGGGGGAGATGACTCTATGCAAGCTGTTCGGATATGTCATATTACTCTATGATTCCAATTAATTTAAGAGTTTTTAGTTAGtgatatttataatttatatttttattcaaaTTAGTGATTTGATTTTATGCAATACAATTATTCattttactttttaatttttttaaatctttggcTTAAAATATTAGTGTTGAAATATATTGTTTGAATTACATTCATGTTGGATTTTTTTATTGTGTTTCAACTATTTATATTGTGGAGGTACATGTGACATCTTAGTTAAGCATGCAAGCATATGAGTAAAAGCAATAGTAGTATATGCATAGTGGATGTATGGCAAgcataacctttaattaaataattatgatcaTTTATATTGTTTCATATATGTAGTTACATCAATCTAGGTGGCATCCACAACATAAGTATGGTAAAACAATGTCCAGTTTATTATCATTGCATTATGTATTCTATTATTTTTTAAGATTATAAGAGGTAGCCTTGACAAATTGGTATATTATTATAAGTCATTTGTAGTATATTTACTATTATATACTTCTCTTGTCCACATTATTTCAAGACGTTCTCAACATCTAGAAGGAAAGAAATATGCatccttttttttcattttggagattgtgaaccacatatttctttaaatttgacaaaaaaaattcttaaatttgGAGTGTTTATTAAAGACACATTGAATCTCCTTCCAAATTTGAGATCATTTGAACTAGCTTTGAGGGTATTATAATGAAATTATGGCTTTTTTAGAGCCCAACCAAGTGTATTTAAAAGCATTATAGACTTGACTATATATGCCCATAAAATATAGTGACTTTGTTTAAACAAGGCTACCTTTTATgacaaatctaaaagaaaatgtaaGTGGGTTTTCCCTTTGTCAAATATTTTCCCAAGCCTATTTTGTATGACCGCTATGTGTTGACCATGCTGTGAGGTCTCTAAAAATTCTAATAAATTCTACATATTAGAGTTAATGGGGTCATTTCCTTAGGTTGTGTGAGTTGTTAGAATTTTCAACTTTTAGGGATTCCCATCCTAAAATGCCAACCTTACCACAACCACCTTCCCTTTATCTATTAGATTGTCAAGCTTCATCCTTAGAATACACTCCTCCACTTAATCCTAATAGTCTAGCACAAAACCTTGTGAATTTTTTCTATGTTTAAAATTTTGTTAGCCTTTCAAACTTATTAGAAATGACATTCTTATCATCAAAATCCTAAAAGTCCAATCCTCAAAGTTAATTTTTTCAAAGTTCCTTGACAGTAGAGTTTTTGGCATCTCTTAACtagattgttattttctttatttcccCAAACCTTGGAGCTCGAATCATTTACCTTAAAGTATTCACATTGGTATAGTTTcatacttttctttcaagaatgctTTTCCAATAAACTTTAAAACTCTAATGATGATGTCATGTTTACATCATGCTAATGTCAACATATATCGAGATTATGTGTCTAATATTATATGTGATGTATCATGACATCATCTTTACATGATAATGATATCAAGTTGATTTATCCATTTTGTTAGAGTTATTTGTCGACCTCTACTTGTTGAGTTCATGTTTTCATCCTAAAATTTTGCAATCCTTCAATATCCCAATTTTGGGCTTTTTCTTTCTAGGTTACCATTTCCATGGTATCTCAAAATCTTTAAAATTAAAAGTCATTATCAATAAATTcaagtctttttctt
This window harbors:
- the LOC131037888 gene encoding U-box domain-containing protein 33-like is translated as MRTDITLFIFNAPIDQYFQGKERNVHTQLQPLSVREDSIMGSKCQEVFVALGKDLLQSVSTLRWTLQNKPAESLVLLHVQHPIRTIPSPFGKIPLNRVCKSVVDAHVEDEKRKLNDCMEFYLQICSQAKVKAKALIVMRADVRRGIVEMVSEQVIRKLIMGTSSAGGAESKRKMQRAGKAGYVLMHAINSCDISIVCKGKLLAVRERSFVDNVDIYRHHRSFANANFETSSEDFGGPWSLQPNFLLDSPTPIKTPEKFLNERGFTPDSVMRDSKPDKENQLVLTQSVNFPERTDRESLKFVLRDASEEAENEKADAMESARKFRATEAALQDAILVSKMKEEYCQDLTRRVKEVEEELEVMSTTGNQWPHN